A stretch of the Papaver somniferum cultivar HN1 chromosome 6, ASM357369v1, whole genome shotgun sequence genome encodes the following:
- the LOC113285330 gene encoding uncharacterized protein LOC113285330 produces MEIVKEPLLILCASLLFVGYTIDALSYDHSATIECLKEPLKPQYNGGIIVNPEFSYGLKGWSSFGGNGGKIKHKTSEDGNSFIVAHSRNQPYDTFSQKIYLNKENLYAFSAWIQVSHGKGTVTAVFKTTDGFTFAGSAVAGSGCWSMLKGGLTVDSSDYAELYFQSNNTNAEIWVDNVSLQPFTKEQWRSQQVEGINKARKRDVKVHVIDSKGETLQGANIHFRPRKNKASFPFGCVINKDILGNQAAQTWFLSRFSVTVFGNELKWYATERFRGAENYTDADAMLAFAKQNGIPVRGHCIFWDHPDYQPKWVPSLSPEEIKDAAYRRLQSVVSRYSGQFINWDVNNENLHFQYYEQILGANATDVFFQMANQLDPATRLFMNEYNTLEWSGDTSASPAQYVAKLQEIRNFYQGPTGIGLESHFGTPNIPYVRAALDTLASAGVPIWLTELDVSVENGTETQASYLEQILREAHSHTAVEGIVLWAARNETGCYRMCLTDENYNNLPTGVVVDKLIDEWKPQISEGKTDSSGDFKTLLFHGDYDVTINHPSMNSTLTRRFEVKAPETSVQNLEDTISPMILHVQVDV; encoded by the exons TCATATGGTCTCAAAGGATGGTCTTCTTTTGGCGGTAACGGCGGAAAGATAAAGCATAAAACGTCAGAGGACGGAAACAGCTTCATTGTCGCTCACAGTAGAAATCAACCTTATGATACTTTCTCACAGAAGATCTACCTAAACAAGGAAAACCTCTATGCTTTCTCCG CTTGGATACAAGTCAGTCATGGAAAAGGGACAGTGACGGCTGTTTTCAAAACAACCGATGGTTTTACATTTGCGGGTTCTGCTGTTGCTGGATCTGGTTGCTGGTCCATGCTCAAAGGTGGCCTCACTGTCGATTCATCTGACTATGCTGAACTCTATTTTCAG AGCAACAACACAAATGCGGAAATATGGGTAGATAATGTTTCATTGCAACCATTTACTAAAGAGCAATGGAGATCTCAGCAAGTCGAAGGTATTAACAAG GCACGTAAGAGGGATGTAAAAGTTCATGTAATCGATTCAAAGGGTGAAACTCTACAAGGCGCAAATATCCACTTCAGGCCTAGGAAAAACAAAGCAAGCTTCCCATTTGGGTGTGTCATAAATAAGGATATCCTAGGCAACCAAGCCGCTCAGACCTGGTTCTTGTCTAGGTTCTCTGTGACTGTTTTCGGAAATGAGTTGAAGTGGTATGCCACCGAAAGGTTCCGAGGAGCGGAAAACTACACTGACGCTGATGCCATGTTAGCATTTGCAAAACAAAACGGTATACCTGTTAGAGGTCACTGTATCTTCTGGGATCACCCAGATTACCAACCCAAGTGGGTACCTTCACTTTCACCAGAAGAAATAAAAGATGCAGCATACAGGAGGCTCCAATCTGTCGTATCGAGATATTCAGGTCAATTTATAAATTGGGATGTTAATAACGAAAACTTACATTTTCAGTACTATGAACAAATTCTTGGAGCAAATGCAACAGATGTTTTCTTTCAAATGGCAAACCAGCTAGATCCAGCAACAAGATTGTTCATGAATGAGTACAATACATTGGAGTGGAGTGGTGATACATCAGCATCACCGGCGCAGTATGTAGCAAAGCTTCAAGAAATTAGAAATTTCTATCAGGGTCCTACAGGGATAGGATTAGAGAGTCATTTTGGCACTCCCAACATTCCTTACGTGAGAGCGGCCCTTGATACTCTTGCGTCAGCAGGAGTTCCCATATGGCTTACAGAATTGGACGTAAGCGTAGAGAACGGTACAGAGACGCAG GCGTCATACTTGGAGCAGATCCTAAGGGAAGCCCATTCTCACACTGCAGTTGAAGGGATTGTTCTATGGGCAGCAAGGAATGAAACGGGATGTTATCGGATGTGTTTGACAGATGAAAATTACAACAACCTTCCTACTGGTGTTGTTGTGGATAAGTTGATCGATGAGTGGAAACCTCAAATCTCAGAGGGAAAAACCGATAGTAGCGGTGACTTCAAGACTTTGCTCTTCCATGGAGATTATGATGTGACAATTAATCACCCATCCATGAATTCTACATTAACTCGGAGGTTCGAAGTGAAAGCACCAGAAACTTCAGTACAAAACTTGGAGGATACAATATCACCAATGATACTTCATGTACAAGTTGATGTATGA